In Triticum aestivum cultivar Chinese Spring chromosome 5B, IWGSC CS RefSeq v2.1, whole genome shotgun sequence, the following proteins share a genomic window:
- the LOC123116290 gene encoding tuliposide A-converting enzyme 1, chloroplastic: MAGSGASDDEVVLEIEHCIRVFKSGRVERYFGSDPVPASTDAGTGVASKDRTISPDIAVRLYLPPLATEDGDGKKLPILVYFHGGGFVLHTAFNAVFHAYLSSLAARARAIVVSVDYRLAPEHPLPAAYDDSWQALRWVASHAPGGAGEEPWLTDHADFSRLSLGGESAGANIAHHLAMRAGAEGLPHGAAISGGIVLVHPYFLGHGKVPSEDSDPVMAENVVKMWRVVCPQTTGVDDPWINPLAAGAPTMRVLACRRVLMCLAETDVVRDRGRAYCGGLKASGWAGEVELLEVAGQGHCFHLVDFTCDDAVRQDDAIARFLNL; the protein is encoded by the coding sequence ATGGCCGGCTCCGGCGCCAGCGACGACGAGGTCGTCCTGGAGATCGAACACTGCATCCGCGTATTCAAGAGCGGCCGCGTGGAGCGCTACTTCGGCTCCGACCCCGTCCCTGCCTCTACcgacgccggcaccggcgtcgccTCGAAAGACCGTACAATCTCCCCCGACATAGCCGTCCGCCTCTACCTCCCGCCCCTCGCCACAGAGGACGGCGACGGGAAGAAGCTTCCCATCCTCGTCTACTTCCATGGCGGCGGTTTCGTCCTCCACACCGCCTTCAACGCCGTCTTCCACGCGTACCTCTCCTCCCTCGCCGCGCGCGCCCGGGCCATCGTCGTCTCCGTCGACTACCGCCTCGCGCCCGAGCACCCCCTCCCCGCTGCCTACGATGACTCCTGGCAAGCCCTACGCTGGGTGGCGTCCCACGCCCCCGGCGGTGCCGGCGAGGAGCCCTGGCTCACCGACCACGCCGACTTCTCCCGCCTGTCGCTTGGCGGCGAGAGCGCGGGCGCCAACATCGCGCACCACCTGGCGATGCGCGCCGGCGCCGAGGGCCTGCCCCACGGCGCGGCGATCAGCGGCGGCATCGTCCTGGTTCACCCCTACTTCTTGGGCCACGGCAAGGTGCCCTCCGAGGACAGCGACCCCGTGATGGCCGAGAACGTGGTAAAGATGTGGCGCGTGGTGTGCCCCCAGACCACGGGCGTCGACGACCCGTGGATCAACCCGCTGGCCGCCGGCGCGCCGACGATGCGCGTGCTGGCGTGCCGGCGCGTGCTCATGTGCCTCGCGGAGACGGACGTGGTCCGCGACCGCGGGCGCGCGTACTGCGGTGGGCTCAAGGCGAGCGGGTGGGCGGGGGAGGTGGAGCTGCTCGAGGTGGCCGGGCAGGGACACTGCTTCCATCTCGTCGACTTCACCTGCGACGATGCCGTCAGGCAGGACGACGCCATTGCCAGGTTCCTGAATCTGTAG